Within the Oncorhynchus masou masou isolate Uvic2021 chromosome 1, UVic_Omas_1.1, whole genome shotgun sequence genome, the region GACAACACCAAATTGAgattctgcatgcagaattctgcaaaaatatcctccgttaacaacgtaaaacaccaagtaatgcatgcagagcagatttAGGCCAATTCCCgctaattatccaaatccaggacaattaaattctacaaccacctaaaaggttctacagagaaatgaacctggagaagagacccctaagcaagctggtcctggggctctgttcacaaacacaaacagaccccacagagcctcaGGGCAGCAAcactagacccaaccaaatcataagaaagcaaaaagataattacttgacagattggaaagaatttacaaaagaactgagcaaactagaatgttatttggccctaaacagagagtacacagtggcagagtacctgaccactgtgactgacccaaaatatTTGATtacgtacagactcagtgagcatagccttgctattgagaaaggcctccAAAGGCAGACCTGATTCTCAAGAGCAGACGGGCTatatgctcactgcccacaaaatgagatggaaactgagctgcacttcctaacctcctgccaaatgtatgaccatattagagacacatatttccctcagattgcgCAGACCCACAAAgatttcgaaaacaaatccaatttgtgTGCaaacacagcagcaagatttgtgacctgttgccacataaaaaggacaaccagtgaagaacaaacaccattgtaaatacaaccgatatttgtgtttatttatttctcCTTTTGtgctttaactatttgcacatcgttacaacactttACAGTATATggatataatatgacatttgaaatgtctttattcttttggaacttttgtttactgttcactttttattgtttatttcccttttgttaatgatctatttcacttgctttggcatatGTAAACATTTATTTCCCATGGcaataaattgaaattgaattgagagaaacaaagggagagagaaacagagggatagagagaggaacagagggagagagagggagagagagagaggagagagagagtcttgtgGTATACGGGACAAGGGAGGGGTTGGTCAGTGTCCAGTTTTCAGATGGGATGCACATGGCAGAGGAGGGTATGCTCACagtttcctctccccctctgagacacacacacacacacacactagcaatTAGCATGAAACGGGACCATTTTAaaggttgtttttgtattttcacTAACTGGGaatgtatttttgtgtgtgtgcctgggtgGAGGGTCGCTCTGGTTGGCTTGCCTGAGTAAAAGTACTACGAATGTGGAAAATCTGCCAGCAACCCTAAACCTGTCTTTTAGTATCCTCAGGAATAAAATATAgcaatctcctctctctcttccttaccctacctccccctctctcttcctatattTTCCTTaacctacctccccctctcttttccttaccctacctccccctctctcttcctctcatttccttaccctacctccccctctctcttcctctcatttccttaccctacctccccctctctcttcctctcatttccttaccctacctcccctctctcttcctctattttcCTTaacctacctccccctctcttttccttaccctacctccccctctcttttccttaccctacctccccctctcttttccttaccctacctccccctctctcttcctctcatttccttaccatacctccccctctctcttcctctattttccttaccctacctccccctctctcttcctctcatttccttaccatacctccccctctctcttcctctattttccttaccctacctccccctctctctcctctcatttccttaccctacctccccctctctcttcctctcatttccttaccctacctcccctctcttcctctattttCCTTaacctacctccccctctcttttccttaccctacctccccctctctcttcctctcatttccttaccctacctccccctctcttcctctcatttccttaccctacctcccctctctcttcctctattttcCTTaacctacctccccctctcttttccttaccctacctccccctctctcttcctctcatttccttaccatacctccccctctctcttcctctattttccttaccctacctccccctctctcttcctctcatttccttaacatacctccccctctctcttcctctcttttccttaccctacctccccctctcccttcctctctttttcttaccctacctccccctcccatctcttcctcccatccttcccctcccctccctcctgttcctcccatccccctcccccttcttcctcccatccttccctctcctccttcctcccatccttccctccccctctcttcctcccatccttccctcctctctcttcctcccatccttccctccccctctcttcctcccatccttccctcctctctcttcctcccatccttccctcctctctcttcctcctatccttccctcctctctcttcctcctattcGTCCCCCCTCTTTAGGAGTTCAGGTGTGAAGGACAACCGTCTGTGGTATGGGGCTCTGGCTCTGGCCACCTTGGTGTTGTTCAGTGTCGCCGTAGGAGCTGTGGTGTTCATGGCTCTGTTTTACACACACTCTCAGGCCTGTCTGCTCAACAAGGTGTTCCTGGGGGTCAACGGCAGCCTCTGTTTCATAGTCACTATGCTGGCTATATCTCCCTTCATACAGAgacgtgagtacacacacacacacacacacacacacacacacaaacagggacaCACACATACGGTAACAGTCCATCTGTTCTCCTCCAGTCCAGCCTAAGTCTGGCCTGCTCCAGCCAGGAGTGATCAGTGTGTACGTCATGTACCTCACCTTCTCAGCCTTCTCCAGCAAGCCCAAAGAGGGTAAGTATACCGGAGGCTCAGCCCATAGCGTTCTAGTGTTTCATTGCCTATTAACAGGTTTCATGTGTTTGCATTTTGTTAATTTACACTTTAAATGCCTCCATGAATGCTATGCTCTTTTTGGCCCAATGTGCCTCTTACAGTATTAACATCATCCTCTTAttactcttctttctctctctttctctgtatagtGTTGGAGGTTAATGGGGTGAAtacgacagtgtgtgtgttccctttCAACTCTGGTTCAGAGAGCGACAAGAGGATCGTAACAGGAGTGGGAACTGTCATCCTGTTCGGCTGTGTGCTCTACTCCTGGTAAGACACACACCCCGTGTTGCTTTCACCTATCCCCTGGTTTTAcatctgtgcagagaggagagggggctgtgttTTTAGACTTTTTGCAGTGAGGTAATTTGTTATTGACTGGAGGAAAAGTGAGATTGTTTCTGATTGGCCGGGGCTGTTGAGAGGGTTCGTGTGATTGGCTGAATCTgttgagagggtgtgtgtgatagCCTGGATTTGTAGTGAGGGTGTCCACATGTGTTTCACATTAAGCTCAGACATACAGCTTATTCTGTGTTCATCTCTGTGAAAGACTTCAGCTATTCTCAACCAGAAATGTATGGGAAAATGTGGGcgtgggcggtatccagattgtcATGCCTTCATACCGACATTGTGCCATgcctgggatattctgtaatacCAGCAGTGAACACAAGGGGCGCTGCTTTCAAACCCCACTGATACTCTGTAATCCTAAAGTTAGCGATGCTAACAAGTACATATAAAATCCCATAGAGAATGCTAAGTAAATGCAATGATAACGAGTGGATTGCAAACATATTGTACAGTTTCTAACCTATACAAGTCACTCAAAAATGCTACTCACGGTTTGCtgcacacacaaaacaaatattagccagcaaggctcttgatccaagaggggattctctgctgttaccaagctTGAATTTGGAAGAAGCTAACcacttagctagatagctaacaagCTACTAAATTTGCAAACCAATAAACAACTGcagagcatttagcacattttagacagttaacttaatagttatgagatatcaaatcaaatcaaatcaaatttatttgtcacatacacatggttagcagatgttaatgcgagtgtagctggCAATTTAGTTGTGAAATCCATACTGTAATTAGATCACCTGACACATGTTGCACAACAGTGAGTGACTCACAAGGCTCCGGTCTCTCGTTgttgtgtgcttgtaaacaaacaccacgTGACATGTGACTGGGGACTACTGTAAGCTTCATAATAATGTGACAGGTGATATGGAAAACACaatgttatttttttataaagTTTACaaaagttgactgcaggtatttactttaAAGGTAGAATTCAAATGGAATTCAACACTTCAAAGAAATTGTTTCAACGGTATTGACGGTATTACAAAACCCAAGCCTAGAAAATGTCTTCTGACAGATTTGtaatcggtgtgtgtgtgtgtgtgtgtgtgtgtgtgtgtgtgtgtgtgtgtgtgtgtgtgtgtgtgtgtgtgtgtgtgtagtttgacgTCCACCACCAGACGGAGCTCCGCAGCGATGCGTGTGATTAGGAACAGCGTGCCTGAGACTGAAGTAAGACCATCcacgaacacaaacacacacacacacacacacacacacaaacagtacagATCTGTCAGAATACATTTTTCCAGTTATTTGTGGTTCAGCCAATCACACACATCCTTTCAacagctcagtgtgtgtctgcaccagagtaTGTGGGCAGAGTTGAGCGGTCGGAAATCCCGCTCCTCACTCACAGGAAAAAAAACTGCTGCTCCAAATTCAAATTCACTAAAATCCCCATTTAACCAACACCATCTATTTTTGTGACTACCTGGACCtaccatttggttttgaagtaGCCTATGGAAACCAAACCATATGATTTGAATTAAAAATAATTTAATAAACAACAAATTGTGACTGTCAGAAGTGCTcatcatttcaaataggctacatgtcttAGCATATACAGtgcttttggaaagtattcagaccccttaacgtTTTCCAAAGTTTTGTTactttataataataataataatattaatattattattatatattattattattattattattactttacAGActtaatttaaaatggattaaataaaaaatgttcctcatcaatctacacacagtaacccataatgacaaagcaaaaacaggtttttataaatattttcaaatgtataaaaaataaaaccagaaagaccttatttacataagtattcagactctttgctgtGAAACTTGAAATTgggctcaggtgcattctgtttccattgatcatccttgagatgtttctacatcttgattagagtccaactgtggtaaattaaattgattggacatgatttggaaaggcacacacctgtctatataaggtcccacagttgacattgcatgtcagagcaaaaaccaagccatggcgtcaaaggaattgtccgtagagccccgagacagaattgtgtcgaggcacagatctggggaagggtaccaaaagatttctgcagcattgaaggtccccaagaacacagtggcctccatcattcttaaatggaagaagactcttccgagagctggctgcctggccaaactgagcaattgagggagaagggccttggtcagggaggttaccaagaacccaatggtcactctgacagagctctagagttcctatgtggagatgggagaacattccagaaggtcaaccatctctgcagcactccaccaatcaggcctttatggtagagtggccagagacggaagccactcctcaataaaagcacatgacagcccgcttggagtttgccaaaaggcacctaaagactctcagaccatgagaaacaagattctctggtctgatgaaaccaagattaaactctttggcctgaatgccaagtgtcacacctGGAGGAAatcttgcaccatccctacggtgaagcaggatggtggcagcatcatgctgtggggaagtttttcagcggcagggacttggagactagtcaggatcgagggaaagatgaatggagcaaagtagagagagatccttgatgaaaagagcactcaggacctcagacttgcgtgaaggttaaccttccaacaggacaaccaccctaagcacacagccaagacaacgcaggagtggcctcgtgacaagtctctgaatgcccttgagagGCCCAGCTAGAGCCTGTACTTGAAGCTGATCGAACATATCTGTGTGTTTTAGcagtttctttatgaaaatatttagtgaactccatgacagtagctaaagaAAGGGGCTTTAGCAGCACACAAGTGGACTAGAAATGCATGCTGGGCCAGGAATGCCCTGAGCTCGTGAagtgaagtgagtgctactggagCGGGCGAAAAGGCCGACCCTCCAGCCTTTGGGAAACTCACTCTGGGCTCCAGTTGAATTGGGCACACTCCTCGCTCCGCTCCAGCTCGGCTCACATGCTctggtgtgcatgtgtgcgtttaGTGTAAGGGCTATGTACAGTTGATTAGTTGATACATTCCTGTACAAGTACTAACTCACCTCTCTCCGGCAGAGAGCGCGCTGCTGTTTCTGCTTTGGAGATGACACAGGTAATCACAAACATattcgttctctccctctctttctccttctctcactgCTTTCTGTATAAAATACCATCGCCCTcagtatactactgtactactgtaacACCACCAGAAACAGGCAGTGTTCTTGTATATTCTCTCATACACATAGTAACAGTAAAGATGCAGGAACAGCATTGGTCAGTAAACAGAAATGATGTCAGTGTTACCAGGAGGACACTATGACTGGTGGTTGAAACCCAGAATTTGAGGAGGACAAAATGTTTTATATGATGAGAGACAGGGAACCATAGAGATAGACTCGTcacatagtagtagtagtagaactgaGGGAAGGCTGCAGCTGCCCCCTGGTGGGGTAAAGCAGCACTGCAGCCAGGGAAATAACAGCGCAGAGCATGTCACTTCATTTATGAATGTAttatacagattttttttttgggggggggggggggggggggtaacaagTGTACAGTTAAGAACAATacattgtatttaaaaaaaaaatgaagccCTTCTCAGTAGACATAGTAATTTTCAGAGAGTTTCCTGTCCTGCAAAGAAGATGATAAGAGTACATTgtcattaaggccagatcgttcttcaagatgttcaaacgttcctagatgaccaacagggtcaaataataatcacagtggttatagagggtgcaacaggtcagtacctcaggagtaaatgtcagttggcttttcatagccgagcatttagaagtcgagacagcaggtgcggtatagagagagggagagagaaggtcaaaacagcaggtccgggacaaggtagcacgacCGGTGAacgggtcagggttccatagccacatgCAGAACAGCAGAAATTGaatcagcagcacgaccaggtggactggggacagtcaGCCAGGAGttgtcaggccaggtagtcctgaggcatggtcctagggctcaggtactccaggaggggagagagagaaagagagagggatgggagaattagagggagcatacctaAGGTCACCCAGGACACCAGATTaaacaggagaattacaccagataggacagactgaccctagccccctggcaTATATACTATTGCCGCATAGATACTGGAGACCGAGACCAGGGGTGGGGTGGTTgtgattgtgttgtgttgtgactaTGATGTAAGGTCGTAATAACGTtgctgtgatgttgtggttgtgaCTATGATGTAAGGTCATAATAACATtgctgtgatgttgtggttgtgaCTATGATGTAAGGTCGTAATAACGTTGctgtgttgttgtggttgtgttgtccAGATGACTATGATGAGGAGCAGACTGGAGGAGGACAAAATGTTTTATATGATGAGAGACAGGGAACCATCTACAGCTACACCTACTTCCACTTTGTCTTCTTCCTGGGTTCACTCTACGTCATGATGACTGTCACAAACTGGTTCCAGTAAGTAGCAGAGTTACTGTGGAAACCCTTACTACTAGCGCAGTTACTGTGGAAACCCTTACTACTAGTAGAGTTACTGGGGAAACTCTTACTACTAGTAGAGTTACTGGGGAAACTCTTACTACTAGTAGAGTTACTGGGGAAACCCTTACTACTAGTAGAGTTACTGGGGAAACCATTACTACTAGTAGAGTTACTGGGGAAACTCTTACTACTAGTAGAGTTACTGTGGAAACCCTTACTACTAGTAGAGTTACTGGGGAAACTCTTACTACTAGTAGAGTTACTGGGGAAACTCTTACTACTAGTAGAGTTACTGGGAAACTCTTACTACTAGTAGAGTTACTGGGGAAACCCTTACTACTAGTAGAGTTACTGTGGAAACCTTACTTACTAGAGTTACTGGGGAAACTACTAGTAGAGTTACTGGGGAAACCTACTTACTAAACTAGTAGAGTTACTGGGGAAACTCTTACTACTAGTAGAGTTACTGGGAAACTCTTACTACTAGTAGAGTTACTGTGGAAACCCTTACTACTAGTAGAGTTACTGTGGAAACCCTTACTACCATCGCAGTTACTGTGGAAACCCTTACTACTAGTAGAGTTACTGGGGAAACTCTTACTACTAGTAGAGTTACTGGGGAAACTCTTACTACTAGTAGAGTTACTGGGGAAACCCTTACTACTAGTAGAGTTACTGGGGAAACCATTACTACTAGTAGAGTTACTGGGGAAACTCTTACTACTAGTAGAGTTACTGTGGAAACCCTTACTACTAGTAGAGTTACTGGGGAAACTCTTACTACTAGTAGAGTTACTGGGGAAACTCTTACTACTAGTAGAGTTACTGGGGAAACTCTTACTACTAGTAGAGTTACTGTGGAAACCCTTACTACTAGTAGAGTTACTGGGGAAACCATTACTACTAGTAGAGTTACTGTAGAAACTCTTACTACTAGTAGAGTTACTGGGGAAACTCTTACTACTAGTAGAGTTACTGTGGAAACCATTACTACTAGTAGAGTTACTGTGGAAACCCTTACTACTAGTAGAGTTACTGGGGAAACCATTACTACTAGTAGAGTTACTGGGGAAACTCTTACTACTAGTAGAGTTACTGTGGAAACCCTTACTACTAGTAGAGTTACTGGGGAAACTCTTACTACTAGTAGAGTTACTGGGGAAACCCTTACTACTAGTAGAGTTACTGTGGAAACCCTTACTACTAGTAGAGTTACTGTGGAAACCCTTACTACTAGCGCAGTTACTGTGGAAACCCTTACTACTAGTAGAGTTACTGTGGAAACCCTTACTACTAGTAGAGTTACTGGGGAAACCCTTACTACTAGTAGAGTTACTGTGGAAACCCTTACTACTAGTAGAGTTACTGTGGAAACCCTTACTACTAGTAGAGTTACTGTGGAAACCCTTACTACTAGTAGAGTTACTGTGGAAACCCTTACTACTAGTAGAGTTACTGTGGAAACCCTTACTACTAGTAGAGTTACTGTGGAAACCCTTACTACTAGTAGAGTTACTGGGGAAACCCTTACTACTAGTAGAGTTACTGTGGAAACCCTTACTACTAGTAGAGTTACTGTGGGAAACCCTTACTACTAGTAGAGTTACTGTGGAAACCCTTACTACTAGTAGAGTTACTGTGGAAACCCTTACTACTAGTAGAGTTACTGTGGAAACCCTTACTACTAGTAGAGTTACTGTGGAAACCCTTACTACTAGTAGAGTTACTGTGGAAACCCTTACTACTAGTAGAGTTACTGTGGAAACCCTTACTACTAGTAGAGTTACTGTGGAAACCCTTACTACTAGTAGAGTTACTGTGGAAACCCTTACTACTAGTAGAGTTACTGTGGAAACCCTTACTACTAGTAGAGTTACTGTGGAAACCCTTACTACTAGTAGAGTTACTGTGGAAACCCTTACTACTAGTAGAGTTACTGTGGAAACCCTTACTACTAGTAGAGTTACTGTAGAGGAAACCCTTACTACTAGTAGAGTTACTGTAGAGAAACCCTTACTACTAGTAGAGTTACTGTGGTAAACCCTTACTACTAGTAGAGTTACTGGGGAAACCCTTACTACTAGTAGAGTTACTGTGGAAACCCTTACTACTAGTAGAGTTACTGGGGAAACCCTTACTACTAGTAGAGTTACTGTGGAAACTCTTACTACTAGTAGAGTTACTGTGGAAACCCTTACTACTAGTAGAGTTACTGGGGAAACCCTTACTACTAGTAGAGTTACTGGTGAAACTCTTACTACTAGTAGAGTTACTGGGGAATCCCTTACTACTAGTAGAGTTACTGGGGAAACCCTTACTACTAGTAGAGTTACTGGGGAAACCCTTACTACTAGTAGAGTTACTGTGGAAACCCTTACTACTAGTAGAGTTACTGGGGAAACCATTACTACTAGTAGAGTTACTGGGGAAACCATTACTACTAGTAGAGTTACTGGGGAAACCCTTACTACTAGTAGAGTTACTGGGGAAACCCTTACTACTAGTAGAGTTACTGTGGAAACCCTTACTACTAGTAGAGTTACTGGTGAAACTCTTTCTACTAGTAGAGTTACTGTGGAAACCCTTACTACTAGTAGAGTTACTGGGGAAACCCTTACTACTAGTAGAGTTACTGGGGAAACCCTTACTACTAGTAGAGTTACTGTGGAAACCCTTACTACTAGTAGAGATACTGTGGAAACCCTTACTACTAGTAGAGTTACTAGGGAAACTCTTACTGCTAGTAGAGTTACTGTGGAAACCCTTACTACTAGTAGAGTTACTGTGGAAACCCTTACTACTAGTAGAGTTACTGTGGAAACTCTTACTACTAGTAGAGTTACTGTGGGATCCCTTACTACTAGTAGAGTTACTGTGGAAACCCTTACTACTAGTAGAGTTACTGGGGAAACTCTTCTTACTAGTAGAGTTACTGTGGAAACCCTTACTACTAGTAGAGATACTGTGGAAACTCTTACTACTAGTAGAGTTACTGTGGAAACCCTTACTACTAGTAGAGTTACTGTGGAAACCCTTACTACTAGTAGAGTTACTGGGGAAACCATTACTACTAGTAGAGTTACTGGGGAAACCCTTACTACTAGTAGAGTTACTGTGGAAACCCTTACTACTAGTAGAGTTACTGTGGAAACTCTTACTACTAGTAGAGTTACTGTGGAAACCATTACTACTAGTAGAGTTACTGGGGAAACCCTTACTACCCTTACTACCCTTATGCTATGTTTTTTTTCTTGTAGCTATGACAACCATAAGATAGAGAAGCTGCTGGATGGCAGTTGGTCTGTGTTCTGGATCAAGATGGCGTCCTGCTGGGTCTGTCTCATCCTCTACATGTGGACCCTGCTCGCCCCCATGGTCTGCCCCAAACGCTTCGaggcctaacacacacacatgcagacaccgAAACACAGCCCAACATTATTTTCAGCTTTCTACATGGGTTTTTTGTGTTGCGTTTTGTTTTTAATGTTTTATATTGAATTTTTGACCAGTTATGAATACTTTAAGCTATTGTTGCCGGGAAGGCAGTTGATGTCTTTCATTTTTACTATTATTGATGTATGGGGTTACATTCAGGTTGGACTCATAGCTTGACTCTTGGGGGTTGCCTAAAACAATGGGCTGGACCAATGTTCATACAATAATGTATGTGGCTCCCCATGGTCCAAGAAGTGCCCAGATTCTGTTATGGGAGTGTCCAGCACCAATATCATTTCAACCCTGTTTACATGTTTGCTTATGTGTGATTCCCATACTTGTCTCTGTTGTTCTTTTATTCCCATGAAGAGAAGTTTCATTTCTCAGGCTCATACATCAGCTTGCTTGTTATTTCCTTGATTttgtttacccctttttctccccaatttcgtggtatctaattggtagttagtcttgtctcatcgctgcaactcccgtacggactcgggagaggtgaaggtcgaaccaagctgcttcttgacacaatgcccacttatcCCAGAAGCCAGCCTCACtgatgtgtcggaggaaacaccatacgcactgcgcccggcccgccacagggagTCGCTTGTaagcgatgggacaaggatatctctaccgaccaaaccctcccctaacccggacgacgctggaccaattgtgcgccgccccatgggtctcccagtcgcggccggctgcgacagagcctggacttgaacccagaatctcttgtggcacagctagcactgcgatgcagtgccttagaccactgcaccactcgagaGGCCCAGCTTGCTTGTTATTGAACCCTTTTGTAGAATACTTTTCTATGCAATTAAACAAgctgttttgatttgatttgcctgTCTTTAGGTCATGCAGTCATGTGAAACGTGTTAGTTAGGAGTAAATAGGATCGATTATATCAACGCTCCTTTTGAGCCAGAACTTTAAATGCCAGTCGTTTgtacacacacatttattgtaCAGTTGTGTTTTCCAAATAAGCCTCTCTGACTAGCAGAGCGCCGGCTGGCAGGTAGAGGACTGTGGGACCAGAGAGTCACTACTGTTGAAGGGAGCTGCAATCATGGAGGGGAAAATCAACAGTTTGATTTAAAATGTTTGCCAAAGGTAGATCTCAGAAACAAGGAACAGACATGCTCAAGTTTTTCACCCGAGTATCTTCTCCCTCTATAACTGCTGCAATCCTCCAACTCCTCTGCCTTAGAAACGTGCT harbors:
- the serinc5 gene encoding serine incorporator 5 isoform X1, whose product is MCTPLCIGQLACCCGSAACSCCCGCCPKIKQSTSTRFMYALYFLLVTVICVVMMSPTVEQEMRDHIPFYSDLCEKLNAGENCSILVGYSAVYKVCFGMACFFFFFCIFTLRINSATGCRAAIHNGFWFPKFIVLLACCVGGFFLPEQDTFLEVWRYVGAVGGFLFLLIQLMLLVQFAHRWNTNWSSGVKDNRLWYGALALATLVLFSVAVGAVVFMALFYTHSQACLLNKVFLGVNGSLCFIVTMLAISPFIQRLQPKSGLLQPGVISVYVMYLTFSAFSSKPKEVLEVNGVNTTVCVFPFNSGSESDKRIVTGVGTVILFGCVLYSCLTSTTRRSSAAMRVIRNSVPETERARCCFCFGDDTDDYDEEQTGGGQNVLYDERQGTIYSYTYFHFVFFLGSLYVMMTVTNWFHYDNHKIEKLLDGSWSVFWIKMASCWVCLILYMWTLLAPMVCPKRFEA
- the serinc5 gene encoding serine incorporator 5 isoform X2, with the protein product MCTPLCIGQIPFYSDLCEKLNAGENCSILVGYSAVYKVCFGMACFFFFFCIFTLRINSATGCRAAIHNGFWFPKFIVLLACCVGGFFLPEQDTFLEVWRYVGAVGGFLFLLIQLMLLVQFAHRWNTNWSSGVKDNRLWYGALALATLVLFSVAVGAVVFMALFYTHSQACLLNKVFLGVNGSLCFIVTMLAISPFIQRLQPKSGLLQPGVISVYVMYLTFSAFSSKPKEVLEVNGVNTTVCVFPFNSGSESDKRIVTGVGTVILFGCVLYSCLTSTTRRSSAAMRVIRNSVPETERARCCFCFGDDTDDYDEEQTGGGQNVLYDERQGTIYSYTYFHFVFFLGSLYVMMTVTNWFHYDNHKIEKLLDGSWSVFWIKMASCWVCLILYMWTLLAPMVCPKRFEA